A single region of the Paraburkholderia sprentiae WSM5005 genome encodes:
- the rsmD gene encoding 16S rRNA (guanine(966)-N(2))-methyltransferase RsmD → MPRLAPSRAAGASSKSGKPHAIRIIGGDWKRTPLPVLDLDGLRPTPDRVRETLFNWLGQRLDGQHCLDLFAGSGALGFEAASRGAARVLMVERHARAAGQLRANQQRLDARMIEIAEADGLRLAASLAPGSFDVVFLDPPFDADLLGKALAVAAPLVRADGYLYVEAGEALEPAAHEPLAGWAVVREGKAGAVHFHLLQRENKE, encoded by the coding sequence ATGCCTCGTTTAGCACCTTCGCGCGCCGCTGGCGCCTCGTCCAAAAGCGGCAAGCCGCATGCCATTCGCATCATCGGCGGCGACTGGAAACGCACGCCGCTGCCCGTGCTCGATCTGGACGGCTTGCGCCCGACGCCCGACCGCGTCCGCGAAACGCTGTTCAACTGGCTCGGCCAGCGCCTGGACGGCCAGCACTGCCTCGATCTGTTCGCCGGCAGCGGCGCGCTCGGCTTCGAGGCCGCGTCGCGCGGCGCGGCGCGGGTGCTGATGGTGGAGCGCCATGCGCGCGCCGCCGGCCAGTTGCGCGCGAACCAGCAGCGGCTCGATGCACGCATGATCGAAATCGCCGAGGCGGACGGCTTGCGGCTTGCGGCGAGTCTCGCGCCCGGCTCGTTCGACGTCGTGTTCCTCGATCCGCCGTTCGATGCGGATCTGCTCGGCAAGGCGCTCGCAGTGGCCGCACCGCTCGTGCGCGCAGACGGCTATCTGTATGTCGAGGCCGGTGAAGCGCTCGAACCGGCCGCTCACGAGCCGCTCGCGGGCTGGGCGGTCGTGCGGGAGGGCAAGGCGGGCGCTGTGCACTTTCATTTGCTGCAGCGCGAAAATAAGGAATAA
- the ftsY gene encoding signal recognition particle-docking protein FtsY encodes MFSFFKRFKGSKESDTAADESLAAQGSATPAAEAASVEPVAPVQPAEPGPAAVPPVVTTFIEPLPDPQDAAMNTVEIVPPPVQDAGAKRSWLTRLKSGLAKTSSNLTGIFVGAKIDEDLYEELETALLMSDAGVEATEFLLEALREKVRSERLTEPQQVKTALRALLVELLTPLEKSLMLGRAQPLVMMIAGVNGAGKTTSIGKLAKHLQSFDQSVLLAAGDTFRAAAREQLAIWGQRNNVTVVAQESGDPAAVIFDAVGAARARKIDVMMADTAGRLPTQLHLMEELRKVKRVIGKAQDGAPHEVLLVIDANTGQNALTQVKAFDDALGVTGLIVTKLDGTAKGGILAAIARQRPIPVYFIGVGEKVEDLQPFSAEEFSDALLGG; translated from the coding sequence ATGTTCAGCTTTTTCAAACGATTCAAGGGTTCGAAAGAGTCCGATACCGCCGCGGACGAATCGCTGGCGGCGCAAGGCAGCGCGACGCCCGCGGCCGAGGCCGCCTCGGTCGAGCCGGTTGCGCCCGTCCAACCCGCCGAGCCTGGCCCGGCCGCCGTTCCGCCTGTGGTCACGACCTTCATCGAGCCGCTGCCCGACCCGCAAGACGCCGCGATGAACACCGTGGAAATCGTTCCGCCGCCCGTGCAGGACGCTGGCGCGAAGCGCTCGTGGCTCACGCGCCTGAAGAGCGGACTCGCGAAAACCAGTTCGAATCTGACCGGCATTTTCGTCGGCGCCAAGATCGATGAAGACCTGTACGAGGAACTCGAAACCGCGCTGCTGATGTCGGACGCCGGCGTCGAGGCGACCGAATTCCTGCTCGAAGCGCTGCGCGAAAAAGTGCGCAGCGAACGCCTGACGGAGCCGCAGCAGGTCAAAACCGCGCTGCGCGCGCTGCTCGTCGAGCTGCTCACGCCGCTCGAAAAATCGCTGATGCTCGGCCGCGCGCAGCCGCTCGTGATGATGATCGCCGGCGTCAACGGGGCAGGCAAAACCACGAGCATCGGCAAGCTCGCAAAGCATCTGCAGAGCTTTGACCAGTCGGTGCTGCTCGCCGCCGGTGACACCTTCCGTGCCGCCGCGCGCGAGCAGCTCGCCATCTGGGGCCAGCGCAACAATGTAACCGTGGTCGCGCAGGAAAGCGGCGATCCTGCCGCGGTGATCTTCGACGCGGTCGGCGCTGCGCGTGCGCGCAAGATCGACGTGATGATGGCCGACACGGCCGGCCGCCTGCCCACCCAGCTGCATCTGATGGAAGAACTGCGCAAGGTGAAGCGCGTCATCGGCAAGGCGCAGGACGGCGCGCCGCACGAAGTGCTGCTCGTGATCGACGCGAACACCGGCCAGAACGCGCTCACGCAGGTGAAGGCGTTCGACGACGCGCTTGGCGTCACCGGTCTGATCGTCACCAAGCTCGACGGCACCGCGAAAGGCGGCATTCTCGCGGCGATCGCGCGGCAGCGGCCGATTCCGGTGTATTTCATCGGTGTCGGCGAAAAGGTCGAAGATCTGCAGCCGTTCAGCGCGGAGGAGTTTTCCGACGCGCTGCTGGGCGGCTGA
- the coaD gene encoding pantetheine-phosphate adenylyltransferase, with protein sequence MVVAVYPGTFDPLTRGHEDLVRRASSIFDTLVVGVADSRAKKPFFTLQERLAIAHEVLGHYPNVQVMSFKGLLKDFVRTNNARVIVRGLRAVSDFEYEFQMAGMNRYLLPDVETMFMTPSDQYQFISGTIVREIAQLGGDVSKFVFPSVEKWLKEKVASLDPQDGAQAT encoded by the coding sequence ATGGTAGTCGCCGTGTACCCGGGCACGTTCGACCCGCTGACGCGCGGTCACGAAGACCTCGTTCGGCGCGCGTCGAGCATTTTCGACACGTTGGTGGTGGGTGTGGCCGACAGCCGAGCCAAGAAGCCGTTTTTCACTCTCCAGGAGCGTCTCGCTATTGCCCATGAGGTGCTCGGCCACTACCCGAACGTCCAGGTAATGAGCTTCAAGGGGCTGCTCAAGGACTTCGTACGGACCAACAACGCGCGGGTGATTGTCAGGGGCCTGCGCGCGGTGTCGGACTTCGAATACGAGTTCCAGATGGCGGGCATGAACCGCTATCTGCTGCCCGACGTCGAGACGATGTTCATGACGCCGTCCGATCAGTACCAGTTCATCTCGGGCACGATCGTGCGCGAGATCGCGCAGTTGGGCGGCGACGTCAGCAAGTTCGTGTTTCCCTCGGTCGAAAAATGGCTGAAGGAGAAAGTCGCATCGCTGGACCCGCAGGACGGCGCTCAGGCGACGTGA
- the maiA gene encoding maleylacetoacetate isomerase: MKLYSYFRSSASYRVRIALNVKNLPYDYVPVHLVREGGEQLKPEYRKINADGIVPTLADGSHLLPQSLAIIEYLEETHPEPPLLPKAPLDRAYVRSVALQVACEIHPLNNLRVLRYLKHTLRVEDDAKDAWYRHWIDAGFATLETYLAGDARTGKLCFGDTPTIADACLIPQVFNAQRFKVDTAKFPTIQRIYDHAMQLDAFARAAPGVQPDAE, encoded by the coding sequence ATGAAGCTCTACAGCTATTTCCGTAGCTCGGCGTCGTATCGCGTGCGCATCGCGCTGAACGTGAAGAACCTGCCGTACGACTACGTGCCCGTGCACCTCGTGCGCGAAGGCGGCGAGCAGCTGAAGCCCGAGTATCGCAAGATCAACGCGGACGGTATCGTGCCGACGCTCGCGGACGGCAGCCATTTGCTGCCGCAGTCGCTCGCGATCATCGAGTATCTGGAGGAGACGCATCCCGAGCCGCCGCTGCTGCCGAAGGCGCCGCTCGACCGTGCTTATGTCCGCTCGGTGGCGCTGCAGGTCGCATGCGAGATTCATCCGCTGAACAATCTGCGCGTGCTGCGGTACCTGAAGCACACGCTGCGAGTCGAGGACGACGCGAAGGACGCGTGGTACCGGCACTGGATCGACGCGGGCTTCGCGACGCTCGAAACGTACCTCGCGGGCGACGCGCGCACTGGCAAGCTGTGTTTCGGCGACACCCCGACGATCGCCGACGCATGCCTGATTCCGCAGGTGTTCAACGCGCAGCGCTTCAAGGTCGACACCGCAAAGTTTCCGACGATCCAGCGCATCTACGATCACGCGATGCAACTCGACGCGTTCGCGCGCGCGGCGCCCGGCGTGCAACCGGATGCCGAGTGA
- a CDS encoding transcriptional regulator, with translation MTRPADIYLRFLQLTEALRGLPSLPALDPLEEKILEFVARMRQKNERLSVRDMMAQSALGSPATLHARITSMREKGWLLLNDTEDARRKQVELTPAALRHFDKLAEAFTKAAKGS, from the coding sequence ATGACCCGCCCTGCTGATATCTATCTTCGATTTCTTCAACTGACCGAAGCACTGCGCGGTCTTCCCTCACTTCCTGCGCTCGATCCGCTCGAAGAAAAAATCCTGGAGTTTGTTGCTCGCATGAGGCAAAAAAACGAGCGGCTCTCGGTTCGAGACATGATGGCTCAAAGTGCGCTCGGGTCGCCGGCGACCTTGCATGCCCGTATCACCTCAATGCGCGAAAAGGGCTGGCTCCTGCTCAACGACACCGAAGACGCTCGCCGCAAACAGGTCGAGCTAACGCCCGCGGCCCTCCGACACTTTGACAAACTTGCCGAGGCATTCACCAAAGCCGCGAAGGGTAGCTGA